TAAACTCGGGATAGACATTGGCGAAAGCCATCATCTTGGCATTCTCACAGATCTGGGTCTTCCACCGCAGCGCGGCGACATCGGTCAGCGTGGTGTTGGCGTAGACCACCGGAATCTTGCCGTCGATCAGTTGCGCCAGTTGTTTGGCGGGATTGGTCTGGCTGGTGCTGTCTTCCACCATCCGCTCGCGAGTCACTTTCATGTGTTCGATCGTGCCACGGATGCGCTCGGCGACAGTCTTAACCAGCCCTATTTTTTCCAGAAACACGGCCAACGGAACAAACGAGTATCCGAGCGCCGCGCGCGGCTGCAGGCCGCTCGGCAGCTTGAGCATCGGTATCTCATTGAGCTGCGCGACTTCCTCGAGCAGGCCGCCGGTGGTAAGCACGACAATCATCGCCGAACGGGCCAGGGCGTCGTCGATAGCCGCCAGCGTTTCCTCGGTGTTGCCGCTGTAGGATGATACGATCACCAGGCTTTCATCATCGACATACTCCGGAAGTGCGTAGTTGCGACACACCTGAAACGGGACCAGCAATTCCGACGCCAGCAATGTGCGGGCAAGATCGCCACCGACCGCCGAGCCGCCCATGCCGACCACAACGATATTGCCGACATCGGGGAATTCCGATACCGGCACGTTCCAGCCGCCGGCCATCTTGAGAGCCTTGGCCATCTGCTCCGGCAGATCGAAAATGGTATTGTACATATTGCCGGGGTCGAGGGCCCGGATGGCGTCGAGATCATCAAGTTGTGCCAAGATACTGTCCTTGCTCTAAAGAGGTTGCTTAACTGTCTATCGTACTACGATAACTCTGTATTCGTCTCATCGCGGCGGAGGCGCTGTTGCTGGCGAGCACCGGCTCGACCAGATGCTTAACCACGCTGAAATCGACCTTTTTGATCAACCGGCACGAGTCAAACACCTTGCCGGGGTTCATGGACAACCCGGTCACACCCATGCCGACAAAGAGCACCACACCCAGCGGGTCTCCGGCCGCCTCACCGCAGACACACACTCGTTTGTTCAGCCGGCGGCAGGCCCGGACAGTCATCGCCACCAGGTTCAGCACCGACGGATGAAAGGGATTATACAGGTCAGCCACGCGATCGTTGCCGCGGTCCGCCGACATCGTGTACTGGGTCAGGTCATTGGTGCCAATATGAACAAAATCGGCGAGTTCGGCCAATGGTTCCGCCAGGAGGGCCGCCGACGGCACCTCGACCATCACGCCGATCTGAATACGATCATCGTATAGTTCACCCTTGCGGCGCAGCTCCAACATCGCCTGGCTGATCAGTTTGCGCGCCTTGCGGAATTCACTCAGATCGGAGATCATCGGCAGCAAGATGCAGACGTTCCGTCGCACTGAGGCGCGCAGGATTGCCCTCACCTGGGTTTTGAAGACCTCGGGCAGGTCGAGCATGCACCGGATGCCGCGCCAGCCCAGGGCGGGGTTGACCTCGGCGTACATCGGATCGCCGATCCTGACTTTGTCGGAGCCGAGATCGAAAGTCCGGAAGACCACGTGCGAGTCGGCAAAACGGGCGGCGATACGGTCGTAGAACTTGAACTGGGCGATTTCGTCGGGCGGCGTCTCCCCGTCCATGTAGAGAAATTCGGTCCGATACAGACCGACCGGGATTTTCTTGCCGGCCAGTATCTCGTCAACCGGGCCGGGAAATTCAAGATTGGCAGCTATCTGAACCGGGACGCCATCGGCTGTGCGGGGCGGTATCTCCTCGAGCTTCTTGATCCGGGCGATCATCGCCGGACCGAGCTTTTGCCGCTTTTTCTCGTACTCGGTCCACTCGCGATCGGTCGGATTGATGATGACTTGCCCATTGGCACCGTCGACGATGATCCGGCAGTTTTCGGGTATCCGTGTCAGGGCATGGGGTGTGGCGACCATTGGCATGAGCAGCGACCGAGCAATCAGCGCCGTGTGCGAGTGGGCGCCGCATTCGCCGGCCACAAACCCGACCGCCCGCCGCTCGCGATAGTCGAGCACGTGGCCCGGTGTGAACGAGCGGGCGACAAGTACTGTCTCGGAGTCATAGCAGGCGGTGGATTTCTCACCGACCCCGGCCAGATGTGAGAGCACGCGGTCGGCTACGGCCTCGATCTCTTGAGCCGACTGACGTAGGTACGGGTTATTGGACAGGCGCAGTTGATGAGTGTTTCGGTGCACCATCTGGTTGTAGACGTATGCGGCGTTGCGCTGCTGCGACGTGATTTCCTCGGTCACCTTGGAGAGGAAATCCTGGTCGGTGGCGATCAGAAGCTGGGCGTCAAACACGGTGGCGACCGTGCCGTCCATGCGGCGGCTGGCCGCCTGCTGTAACTTCTTGAGTTCCTTGGACGTATCCTGGACGGCCCGGTGCAGGGCGGCGATTTCGTGGTCAATTTCCGACACTTTGACCGCGAGCTCGGCCACTTCGACATGCCCCGGCACCACCACTTGGGCCTGGCCCATGGCGATTCCGGAGGAGATTGGTATCCCTCTGACTACTTTGCGCTTACCTACATCAGCACCCATTAGCTATCCCAATCGAATAAGCGACCTATATAGCCAATGGAATCAGCCTAAGGCAAGCGGAATATCAGATTTCCTCCCCAAAGCCGGACTGGATAAGCTCAATAACCGCGTTGACCGCCGCTTCGGCGTCGGGACCATCGGCCTCGACCAGCAACTCGGACCCCTTTTCGGCGGCCAGCATCATCACACCCATGATCGATTTCGCATTGATCTTCAGGTCATCCCGTGTGAGAAAGACCTCGGACTCGAACTTCGCCGCCACCGAAACCAAATGTGCGGACGGGCGGGCATGAAGGCCAAGCTTGTTGACGATTTTAGTGGTGCGGCCGGTCATTGATTATTGGTCGGTCAGAACGAAACGTTTGCCCGGAAGTTCCTGCACCACCCCTTTTAATTCCAGAGCCAGGAGATACTCCATGACTTCTGAAACCGGCATTCCGGCGAGGCGGCACAACTGGTCTATCTGAACCGGACCGGCGGCAAGGTGGTCTACCATTTTGAGTTCAATATCGGTCAGGTCGGGCTTCTGTTTGACTTTCTTAGCGTTCAGATCGCCGGCCAGGCGGGGGATCTCCTCGAGAACATCTCGCGCGGAGAGCAACAGCCGGGCGCCCTGTTTGATCAGCGCATTGGTGCCGGTGGATTTATCGGAGCCGGGCCTGCCCGGCACGGCGAATAGCTCTCGCCCCTGCTCAAGAGCGAACTGCGCGGTGATTAGCGCGCCGGACTTGACCCCCGCCTCTACCACGATCACACCCTCTGACATACCCGAGATGATCCGGTTGCGTTCGGGAAAATTCGACGGGTTGGCAACCATTCCCGGCCAGTATTCGGAGTAGATTGCGCCGTGGTTTTTGATCCGCTCGGCCAGCTCCCGGTTGCTGGGCGGGTAGACCAGATCGAGCGGTGTGCCCCATATAGCGACAGTTTTGCCGCCGCTGTCGAGCGCGCCGCGGTGCGCCGCGGAATCGATTCCCTCAGCCATTCCGGAGACAACCGTGATTCCCAGGCCGGCGAGCTCGGCCGCCAACTGGTGGGTGAAACGGCGTCCCCATTCGGTGGCGTGACGGGTGCCAACTATGCCGACGTGTTTATCGCTTGGTGTGCACTCCTCGCCGAGCCGAAACAGCAGCGGCGGGCGGTCATCGATATGCGCGAGAAGAGACGGGTATTCGGGACTGTCCGGGAAAAGCACTGACCAGCCGTGCTGGGCGATTCGCGCCGCCATCTGGCGGGCGGTTTCACCGTCTTGCTTCTCTCTGATGGCGGTGGCTGTGATATCGGACAATCCCGGCACCTGGACTAGTTCGTTGTACGGCGCGCCCAGAGCCTGCGTTGCCGAGCCGAACCGGCCGACCAGGCGGGCAAACCGACCCCGCCCTACTCCGGGGATACTCAGCAGCGTAATAGTGTCCACCAGCCGTTCTTTAGTTTCCGAGCTTATCAAGTTGTCCCTCTATCGCCTGAAGGAACCGTTCCTCGCCGCGGTGGGCCACCGCCGAGAGGTAAAGATACTCCGGCGGCAGTTGCCGCGAAACAGTGTCCAGATCACTTTCGGACAGCGTGTCTATCTTGGTGATGACTGTCAGCGATGGCCGTCTTACCAGATTCGAATCGAACTCCGCCAGTTCTTTCTGAAGTATTAGTCGCGTGGAGGTGATATCCGCGTCGTTTACGTCAATCACATACACAATGAGGCTGGTGCGCTGGATGTGCTTCAGGAACTGATGCCCCAGCCCTTTGCCCTGCGACGCTCCCTCGATCAGGCCGGGGATATCGGCCATGACGCAGGATTTGAACTCTCGGAAACGCACAATTCCCAGGTTGGGCGTCAGGGTGGTAAAGGGATAGTCGGCGATCTTGGGACGAGCCGCCGAGAAGGTGGCAAGGATCGTTGATTTTCCGGCGTTGGGCTGGCCGACTAGGCCGACATCGGCCAACAGCTTCAACTCGAGCGCGAGTTTGAGCTGCTCGCCCGGTAGGCCGGGCTGAGCCTTCCGCGGGCTCTGGTTGGTGGGAGACTTGAACCAGGCGTTGCCGCGGCCACCTTTACCGCCGTTGGCCATTACCACCTGGCGGCCGGGCTGATCGAGGTCGACGATCAGTTCCCCGGTCTCGAGATTCTTTATGAGAGTGCCTACCGGCACCCGCAACACGACACTTTCGCCGGACCGGCCGGTCTTGAGAGAGCCGCTCCCCGGCAGGCCGTTCTCAGCTTTGACAGTGCGGCGATAGCGGTAGTCCATCAGCGTTTTCAGGCCCGGGTCTGCTACCGCGATTATATCGCCCCCCTTGCCGCCGTCGCCGCCGCTCGGTCCTCCCTTGGGGACATACTTTTCGGCGCGAAACGCCACACAGCCGGGTCCACCGTGCCCGGCCGCCACCTCAATCTCGACATAATCGATGAACATCGGCGCAATATCCCGGTCGGGAGGGGAATTGTCAAACAGTGCCTGACAGCGGCTCGCGGGAACCGTCCTGTGTTAGATTGACGGCCGGGAATTGCGCCGGTATATTGGCCGCTGGTTTAAGGGTCTGTGGAAGAAGCGACGCCGGACCGTCGGGCGGGGTCGCCCGACAGCACGGTGACGGTTCTTTAGGCAGACCGGTAACGAATAGGCTTGGAGACAGTGCCAGGGATTAACCAGCGCAAACGGGAATGGTACGAGCGAACCTCGCTCGTGCTCGGCAAGGTCTGTCTCCGACTGGGACTGAAACCGAACTTCCTGACAGCAATATCGCTCGTCTGCGCGATCGTCTCCGGAGTTTATTTCTGGCGCAACGAGATGATCTGGGGCGTGGTCTGGATGCTGCTGACCTCGCTGACCGACATGCTCGACGGTTCCACCGCCCGGGCCGGGAACCTGGGCACAGTCTACGGCGGCATTCTCGATCACGTTTCCGACCGCTACGGCGAGTTTTTCATACTCGCCGGGATAGCCATGTCCGGGGCCGTGCACCCCGGCTGGGGCCTGTTTGCTCTGTTCGGGATGCTGATAGCGTCGTACACCCGTGCGGCGGCAGAGTCGCTGGGGAAAATGGAGAACTGCGCGGTCGGGATCATGGGGCGGCTCGAAAAGTTCGTCATCATTATGGTCGGTTCGATTCTCGAACATTTCCTGCCCACCGGTTCGTGGCCGAAAGGGCGCTGGCTGGAACTGGCGCTGATTATCGTGGGGGTGACATCGGTTATCACCGCCATCCAGCGACTCGCTTTTGCCAGAAAGGTCCTGGGTGACCGCAGGACGGTTTGAGAATGTCATCTTCGTCGTCACGGCCTGACACGCAGCCAGTCCACCGCTAACCAATCGATACAGCCCAAGAACATGGCATGATCACTGCTATCGGCAACCCGGTTTACGACTACATCAAGACCCAGCGAGTGGATACCAAAACGCGCGTGCTCTCCGGCTGTTCGACCAACGCCGCCCTGGCGCTGGCCAAACTGGGAAGCAAGGTGCGACTGATTGGAGCAATCGGCGAGGATTACCGCGCCGAGTTCGGGGCGGGACTGGCCAGGTACGGCATCGAGTACAAGATTCTCCCCTCGCCGGGGACCGGCGGGTTTTCGCTAATCTACTATGATAACTATGGCAACCGCACGCTTGATCTGCTCGGTCGGGCCGCTGATATCGAGCAAATCGACCCGCCATGGTACCAGAACTCCGATGCCGTGCTGATCGGGCCGATACTGGGCGAAGTCTCGTTCGAACGGATTCGCGAAATCAGGCAAAATGTCCAAGGTTTGTTCTTCTGCGATCCGCAGGGGCTGCTTCGCGGCGCCGATCCCGGCGGCCGTATTTTTCACGAGAAGCCGGACGGTATCGAGGAGGTTCTCGGCCTGTTTGACATTGTCAAGCCGAACGAACTCGAAGGAAAAGTACTGACCGGGATCGACTGCCGTCATGATCCGTACGAGGCGGCGCGTATAATCAAATCATGGGGGCCCAAAACCGTTATCGTCACGCTCGCCGAGCTTGGTTCGATCATATACGACGGCGCCCGGTTCGTGGACATTCCTCCGTTTGAGGTCGACCTGATCGACTCCACCGGCGCCGGTGATACCTACATGGCGGGGTTCACGTACGAGTATCTACGCACGCGTGATCTACGGCAGGCGGGATGTTTTGCGTCGTGTGTGTCCTCGATCATGATCGAGCAGGTCGGGCCGGATTTTGTGTTGACTGAGAGAGAAGTTCGCCGGCGGCAGCAGACGCTTCTTGCGATGAACGATTTCCGCCCGCAGGTGGCGGTCAACCGGTAGGGCAGGACCCCCGCGGTCCTGCCGACAACGGCAGGAGCACAGGGTTCCTGCCCTACGGGGACTGCTCGAATCGGGTGGACGGCACACGTCTTCGTGTGCCTCACCGATAACAATGCTACGCAGCATGCTCATGCGGCAGACCGGGAGGGGTTGCTGATGTAATCAGAATAAGACGGGACCCAAGGCCCGTCACACCCGCGGAAGCGGGTGCCCAGTTGTTTTGGCTACGGCAGCAACTCCTGTGCTTTAAGCGCCAAGTGCAAATGCGATTAGGCATTGGGTCGGTGACCAGCGAAGACAACTGGACCCTCGGTCGTGGCCGAGGGTGACGGCCCCTGCGGGCCGTCGGGCTAAAGAAACCTATCCGCCGCTAGCGGAGCGGCCCACCCGACGTCAGGTTGCCGCCAGACCTGGTCCGCTGTGCGAACCAGGTCGTGCTCAAGACCTAATGCAACATACAAAGCCCGTGGACAGCCGTCAGAGGTCTGCCGCCGACAGTGACATGATCGAAGGTGCAGTTCCACGGCCATCTGCGCTCACCCCTTTATCCCATCAAACAAAAACGAAATCAGATACTCCTCCGTGCGGCGATCGGGGACCGCCCGACCGGAGTACTGGCGGCGCAAAAGCGCCTCGATAAGCGCTGATACCAGGTACTCAGTCAGTTCAACATCAAAGTCTCCGCGAATCTCGCCGGTCCGAACACCGCGCGTGATAATGTCGAGTACCCACTGGTGGTGATGTCGCTCGAGATCGATCCCTTCCAGTACCACCCCGGCGTGATCCAACGCATGCGTCACAAACAAGAAGAACTTCTGCTCCGATTCAGTCAGCCTCGCGTTGACCACCAACGATTCGTACAGAGACCGAAAGCGGTCTTTGGCGAGGGCGGCTTTCTCGTTCTGACGCAGCTCGGCAACCAGTTTCGACAGGTAATTGTCGAATACCAGAATAGCGAATTCCAGCAAGTGGCTTTTGGATTCGAAGTATTGGAAGAACGAGCCTTTGGATATGCCGGCTTCGTGGCAAATGCGATCGACCGCGAGACCATCGTAGCCGTACTCGCCGAAAAGACGGATGGCGGCTTGATAGACTTGGAGTTTCTTCTCCGGTGTCAGGCGGCGGAAAGTGTCCGAGATCACGCGGCGACGGACGAGGTCTGTGATTACGTTTTCGTCAAGCATGAGTGTCTCCAGCAAGGGTCGAGCGGGAGACCTGCGGTCCTGCCATGAACCGATGGTCTCTTACGAGCCGGCAGATGAGGGCCCGCCTGCGGCGGGCCGCGCACCGAAAAGTATGTGACTTGTCTGTTTCATTTTATCCTCGAACAACCCACAGCAAGCTGTGGGCTACCAGTTGCGTTTTCAATCAGACGGGACTCCAGTCCCGTCATACCCGCGAAAGCGGGTATCCAGTTGTGATCGTTATGGTGGCCCAAAGATGTCGAGAGAAACACGGTGTAAATGGGCGCACGCATGTGGGCCAGTGATCGGCCGACACAACTGGACCCTCGGTCGTGGCCGAGGGTGACGACCTTGATGGCCGTCGGATGAAAGCCGTTCGGTGAGGTGAGCCCATTGGCCGGGGGTGGCGTTGGCCATCTCCGGGCAGACCAGGAAGTCTGCCGCGCACGGGCGTAATGACCAATTGGTCATAATGCATATACCAATATTATATATTTCTCTGCGCTGCACCAGCAATTATTGACGGCCCCGTTGAAACCCTGATATATTCCGGCCGTTTAACAATGGTCAAACAGGCTCGCTTCAATAGAAGGGAATCAGCCATGAGCAGGAAAGTAAGAGTCGCGATTATCGGAGTCGGCAACTGCGCGTCGTCGCTGGTGCAGGGTGTCGAGTTCTACAAAAAGGCCAGGGAGGATGAGAAAATCCCCGGCCTCATGCATGTCAACCTGGGCGGGTATCATATCCGCGACATCGAGTTCTCGGCGGCTATTGATATCGACAAGAACAAGGTCGGCAAAGATCTCGCTGAGGCGATCTACACCTGGCCTAACTGTACCTACAAGTTCTGCGACGTGCCAAAAACCGGCATTATTGTCCAGCGCGGGATGACCCACGACGGGCTGGGACATTATCTCAGCCAAATCATCGAAAAAGCTCCCGGCGACACGGTCGACATCGTCAAACTACTCAAGGATACCGGGACCGACGTGGTAGTCAACTATCTGCCGGTTGGCTCGGAAGAGGCGACCAAATGGTATGTCGAGCAGATACTCGACGCCGGCTGCGGACTGGTGAACTGTATCCCCGTGTTTATTGCTCGCGAGGCGTACTGGCAAAAGCGGTTCAAGGAGCGGGGCCTTCCGGTGATCGGCGACGATATCAAGTCGCAGGTGGGCGCGACCATTCTCCATCGCGTAATGACACGCCTGTTCCTGGAACGCGGAGTCATCCTCGACCGGACCAGCCAGCTCAACGTGGGCGGCAATACCGACTTCCTGAACATGCTGGAGCGCTCTCGTCTCGAATCCAAGAAGATCTCCAAGACCAATGCGGTTACCAGCCAGCTCGACTACGAAATGAAGCCGGGCTCGATCCATATCGGACCGTCGGACTACGTGGAGTGGCTGCAGGACCGCAAGTGGGCGTATATTCGCATGGAAGGCACTACCTTTGGCAACGTGCCGCTCAATATCGAGTGCAAGCTCGAGGTCTGGGACAGCCCGAACTCAGCCGGGGTGGTGATCGATGCAGTTCGCTGCTGCAAGCTGGGTTTGGATAACGGCCTCTCCGGCGCCCTGGTGGAGCCGTCGGCTTATTTCAAGAAGTCGCCGCCGATTCAGTACACCGATGAGCAGGCGCGCCAGATGACCGAGGAGTTCATTGCCAGGTACGGCTGGAAGCAGACCGGTGTGCGTCAGCCGATGAAAGCCGCCGCCCGCAAGCCGGAGGTCAAGAAGCCGGCGACTCGGAAATCCTCGCCCACGAAGAGCGTGAAACCGTCAAGCACCAGGCGGGTGGTCAGGACAAAAAAGTAGTGTCGCCTTGATGACCCATTTCGTAATTTTTGCCGGCGGCTAAAGGCCGCCGGTTTTTTCTATGATTCGCCGAGTGGTTCGTTATGAAATCTCCCCGTAGAGAACGCGGCTTGTTTGTCACTTTCGAGGGGATCGACGGCTGCGGCAAGTCAACCCAACTGGAGCGGACCGGTCACTATCTGAAGGTCAGGGGGTACGATGTAGTCAAGCTGCGGGAGCCGGGTTCCACACCGGTGGCTGAGAGCATCCGCCGCATTTTGCTCGATCGCAATTCATCGCTGTCGGATACCACCGAGCTCCTGCTCTATGAAGCCGCGCGTGCCGATATCACTGCCCGGGAGATCATTCCGCACCTTGAAGCCGGCCGCATTGTGCTATGCGACCGGTTCTATGACAGCACCACTGCATATCAGGGTTACGGGCGCGGGTTGGATTTGAAGATGGTCCGACAATTGCACCGGATGGCGGTAGGCCAGTGCCGACCGGATCTCACTCTTGTGTTCGACATCAGCCTCAAGGTGGCGGCGACCCGGCTCGGCCCCAAACGCGATCGTCTCGAGGCAGAGCCTGCCGCGTTTCACCGGCGGGTGCGGCGTGGATTTCTCAGGATCGCCGAATCTGAACCTGGGCGGGTAAAAGTCGTAGATGGGACTCCGTCGGTCGATACGGTGTTTGAGGAGGTGAAAAAGCACCTCGACCGGAAATTACGTCGCCTATGACCCTGCCTCCGTTTTCTCAGCGTCGCCACGTCCTTCTGTCCGCCTGTTTTCTCGTGCTCATAAGTCTGATAGCCGGGGCTAGCGGTGTCTTTGTTCTGACAGATCAAGGACTGCGTGATTCGCTGGATCTGATCCGGCTGGCGACAGTCATAAACCGGGTCTACGAACACGAAGTCAATTGGGACCGGATGGCTGAGTCGGCGATGGACGCGATGTTCTCGCGGCTCGACAGGTATTCCGGATACGTGCCGCCGCGCCAGTGGGACCGTATGCAGGAGGAACTCAGCGGCAGCTATTCGGGGATCGGTGTCTCGGTTATCGAGCATGACAGCGGGCTGCTGATTATGTCGGTACGCGAGGACGGCCCGGCTGCCGAAGCGGGCGTACTGAGCGGCGACATTATCTCCAGAGTGGACAGCACCAGCCTTCGCGGCCTCGCTGCCGATCACGCCACCGGCGTGCTTCGCGGCCCGGCCGGCACCGACGTTTCGCTGACGTTGTTTCGCCCGGTCGATGAGGACACGCTGCGAGTTAAAGTCACGCGCAAGAAGATCGATTTCGTGCACATACCGTTTGCCGGGCTGACGTCTGATACCGTGCTGTATATCAGGCTGCTCGATTTTGACGCCGGCGCGTCGCGCGCGCTGAAATCCGCCCTTGATTCGCTCCTGGGCAAGCCAGGACCTCGTCCGCAGGGCGTGATTCTCGACTTGCGCGACAATCCGGGCGGACTGCTTTCAGAGGCTATACAGTCGGCCAATCTCTTCCTAGATAAGGGGAAGTTTGTGGTCGGCACCGATGGCCGCTCGCGATGGGAAGAGGAAACGTGGTATTCCAGCGGCCGGGATATGACGCGCGGGCTGCCCATGGCGATCCTGGTGGATCGCGGATCGGCCTCGGCGGCGGAGATTGTCGCGGGGTCACTCGGTCAGTTGGGGCGGGCCGTACTGGTGGGCGACACGACATTCGGCAAGGGGCTGGTTCAGGGATACAGCCGCCTCCACGACGGCAGCGGTGTGCGCCTGACGGTTTCGCGCTACTACCTGGCCGATTCGCTGTACCTGAACGAATTCGACTCGACTCTGACCGAAATCGGCCGTGGGCTGGCGCCCCATCATGTCCTGACGCTGGAGGAACAATCCCATTTCGTGCGCGCCATAGAGAGTTCGCTGTTGCTTCAGCAGTTTGCCGCAAGGAACCAGGATGACATAGTCGCCGCCGATCAGTTCGCCCTGGATGATTCCTGGGTGGAACGGTTCCGTCAATTCGTTACCAGCTCCGGATTCGAATACGTATCCCCCACGACTGAACAGGTGGAAAAACTGATGAATGTGGTTTTGCAGGAGCCGCCCAATCGGCCGTTACGGCGC
The Candidatus Zixiibacteriota bacterium genome window above contains:
- a CDS encoding bifunctional phosphoglucose/phosphomannose isomerase encodes the protein MAQLDDLDAIRALDPGNMYNTIFDLPEQMAKALKMAGGWNVPVSEFPDVGNIVVVGMGGSAVGGDLARTLLASELLVPFQVCRNYALPEYVDDESLVIVSSYSGNTEETLAAIDDALARSAMIVVLTTGGLLEEVAQLNEIPMLKLPSGLQPRAALGYSFVPLAVFLEKIGLVKTVAERIRGTIEHMKVTRERMVEDSTSQTNPAKQLAQLIDGKIPVVYANTTLTDVAALRWKTQICENAKMMAFANVYPEFNHNELVGWSGMSLEQKEQLIVLNLRSEDDHEKISARMDVVKRLIEEQDIMVIDLYASGETPVQRVFNLIQMGDFVSYYLAILNDVDPSPVDVIENLKKELSNPSVTE
- the ptsP gene encoding phosphoenolpyruvate--protein phosphotransferase, which gives rise to MGADVGKRKVVRGIPISSGIAMGQAQVVVPGHVEVAELAVKVSEIDHEIAALHRAVQDTSKELKKLQQAASRRMDGTVATVFDAQLLIATDQDFLSKVTEEITSQQRNAAYVYNQMVHRNTHQLRLSNNPYLRQSAQEIEAVADRVLSHLAGVGEKSTACYDSETVLVARSFTPGHVLDYRERRAVGFVAGECGAHSHTALIARSLLMPMVATPHALTRIPENCRIIVDGANGQVIINPTDREWTEYEKKRQKLGPAMIARIKKLEEIPPRTADGVPVQIAANLEFPGPVDEILAGKKIPVGLYRTEFLYMDGETPPDEIAQFKFYDRIAARFADSHVVFRTFDLGSDKVRIGDPMYAEVNPALGWRGIRCMLDLPEVFKTQVRAILRASVRRNVCILLPMISDLSEFRKARKLISQAMLELRRKGELYDDRIQIGVMVEVPSAALLAEPLAELADFVHIGTNDLTQYTMSADRGNDRVADLYNPFHPSVLNLVAMTVRACRRLNKRVCVCGEAAGDPLGVVLFVGMGVTGLSMNPGKVFDSCRLIKKVDFSVVKHLVEPVLASNSASAAMRRIQSYRSTIDS
- a CDS encoding HPr family phosphocarrier protein, whose protein sequence is MTGRTTKIVNKLGLHARPSAHLVSVAAKFESEVFLTRDDLKINAKSIMGVMMLAAEKGSELLVEADGPDAEAAVNAVIELIQSGFGEEI
- the dprA gene encoding DNA-processing protein DprA; the protein is MISSETKERLVDTITLLSIPGVGRGRFARLVGRFGSATQALGAPYNELVQVPGLSDITATAIREKQDGETARQMAARIAQHGWSVLFPDSPEYPSLLAHIDDRPPLLFRLGEECTPSDKHVGIVGTRHATEWGRRFTHQLAAELAGLGITVVSGMAEGIDSAAHRGALDSGGKTVAIWGTPLDLVYPPSNRELAERIKNHGAIYSEYWPGMVANPSNFPERNRIISGMSEGVIVVEAGVKSGALITAQFALEQGRELFAVPGRPGSDKSTGTNALIKQGARLLLSARDVLEEIPRLAGDLNAKKVKQKPDLTDIELKMVDHLAAGPVQIDQLCRLAGMPVSEVMEYLLALELKGVVQELPGKRFVLTDQ
- the obgE gene encoding GTPase ObgE translates to MFIDYVEIEVAAGHGGPGCVAFRAEKYVPKGGPSGGDGGKGGDIIAVADPGLKTLMDYRYRRTVKAENGLPGSGSLKTGRSGESVVLRVPVGTLIKNLETGELIVDLDQPGRQVVMANGGKGGRGNAWFKSPTNQSPRKAQPGLPGEQLKLALELKLLADVGLVGQPNAGKSTILATFSAARPKIADYPFTTLTPNLGIVRFREFKSCVMADIPGLIEGASQGKGLGHQFLKHIQRTSLIVYVIDVNDADITSTRLILQKELAEFDSNLVRRPSLTVITKIDTLSESDLDTVSRQLPPEYLYLSAVAHRGEERFLQAIEGQLDKLGN
- a CDS encoding CDP-alcohol phosphatidyltransferase family protein, with protein sequence MPGINQRKREWYERTSLVLGKVCLRLGLKPNFLTAISLVCAIVSGVYFWRNEMIWGVVWMLLTSLTDMLDGSTARAGNLGTVYGGILDHVSDRYGEFFILAGIAMSGAVHPGWGLFALFGMLIASYTRAAAESLGKMENCAVGIMGRLEKFVIIMVGSILEHFLPTGSWPKGRWLELALIIVGVTSVITAIQRLAFARKVLGDRRTV
- a CDS encoding PfkB family carbohydrate kinase codes for the protein MITAIGNPVYDYIKTQRVDTKTRVLSGCSTNAALALAKLGSKVRLIGAIGEDYRAEFGAGLARYGIEYKILPSPGTGGFSLIYYDNYGNRTLDLLGRAADIEQIDPPWYQNSDAVLIGPILGEVSFERIREIRQNVQGLFFCDPQGLLRGADPGGRIFHEKPDGIEEVLGLFDIVKPNELEGKVLTGIDCRHDPYEAARIIKSWGPKTVIVTLAELGSIIYDGARFVDIPPFEVDLIDSTGAGDTYMAGFTYEYLRTRDLRQAGCFASCVSSIMIEQVGPDFVLTEREVRRRQQTLLAMNDFRPQVAVNR
- a CDS encoding TetR/AcrR family transcriptional regulator, whose amino-acid sequence is MLDENVITDLVRRRVISDTFRRLTPEKKLQVYQAAIRLFGEYGYDGLAVDRICHEAGISKGSFFQYFESKSHLLEFAILVFDNYLSKLVAELRQNEKAALAKDRFRSLYESLVVNARLTESEQKFFLFVTHALDHAGVVLEGIDLERHHHQWVLDIITRGVRTGEIRGDFDVELTEYLVSALIEALLRRQYSGRAVPDRRTEEYLISFLFDGIKG
- a CDS encoding inositol-3-phosphate synthase — protein: MSRKVRVAIIGVGNCASSLVQGVEFYKKAREDEKIPGLMHVNLGGYHIRDIEFSAAIDIDKNKVGKDLAEAIYTWPNCTYKFCDVPKTGIIVQRGMTHDGLGHYLSQIIEKAPGDTVDIVKLLKDTGTDVVVNYLPVGSEEATKWYVEQILDAGCGLVNCIPVFIAREAYWQKRFKERGLPVIGDDIKSQVGATILHRVMTRLFLERGVILDRTSQLNVGGNTDFLNMLERSRLESKKISKTNAVTSQLDYEMKPGSIHIGPSDYVEWLQDRKWAYIRMEGTTFGNVPLNIECKLEVWDSPNSAGVVIDAVRCCKLGLDNGLSGALVEPSAYFKKSPPIQYTDEQARQMTEEFIARYGWKQTGVRQPMKAAARKPEVKKPATRKSSPTKSVKPSSTRRVVRTKK
- the tmk gene encoding dTMP kinase, encoding MKSPRRERGLFVTFEGIDGCGKSTQLERTGHYLKVRGYDVVKLREPGSTPVAESIRRILLDRNSSLSDTTELLLYEAARADITAREIIPHLEAGRIVLCDRFYDSTTAYQGYGRGLDLKMVRQLHRMAVGQCRPDLTLVFDISLKVAATRLGPKRDRLEAEPAAFHRRVRRGFLRIAESEPGRVKVVDGTPSVDTVFEEVKKHLDRKLRRL